Proteins encoded within one genomic window of Hevea brasiliensis isolate MT/VB/25A 57/8 chromosome 8, ASM3005281v1, whole genome shotgun sequence:
- the LOC110649489 gene encoding protein SUPPRESSOR OF GENE SILENCING 3 isoform X2: MDDNSDPFPQLGSVYRKGSGGSHVKRSSKNVANVIIESAHRYSGKIAAEGRGPQISTPSAWERPKLMYKLGMQINSNAKTNQNADSKNYSSCGNEFSSQQSSYFEQGQIGSAPQVGSRKLNGGEERKIKDEISNYQVGGVSDDKNRIVDNRDDEEIFGSSDDDELFDDDFDLYTSEKSTEMRKKSKWCNAFFDDLEKLTVEELNSPGRKWHCPACIGGPGAIDWYRGLEPLMYHAMMRKTRRAKLHRVFAELLDEETRKKGLSLSPLGVAFGRWQGLNERVKDYEIVWPPMVVIMNTRYEQEENGKYIGMGNRELLDHFKTYAALKARHSYGPQGHRGISVLIFDDTAAGYLEAVRLHKHFKEQGRDRDAWDSNRFPFCSGGKRQLYGYMALKEDLHIFNLHSQGRSKLKYEMRSYQEMVEKRIKQINEDSQQLVRFKDKITQEQKHSKVLAESVSRLSEELCKTIEKNHSMRRRTKLLLEENKGQDGGYG; encoded by the exons ATGGATGATAACAGTGATCCATTTCCCCAGCTGGGGAGTGTGTATAGAAAAGGTTCTGGTGGTAGCCATGTTAAACGATCGAGTAAAAATGTGGCAAATGTCATTATAGAATCTGCACACAGATACAGTGGAAAGATTGCTGCAGAAGGCCGTGGTCCTCAGATCTCTACTCCTAGTGCATGGGAACGTCCAAAATTGATGTATAAGCTTGGGATGCAAATAAATAGCAATGCCAAGACAAATCAAAATGCTGATTCTAAGAATTACTCTAGCTGTGGAAATGAATTTTCTTCTCAACAGAGCAGCTACTTTGAGCAGGGTCAGATTGGGAGTGCTCCTCAAGTTGGTTCCCGTAAGTTGAATGGTGGGGAAGAGAGGAAGATCAAAGATGAGATATCCAACTACCAAGTTGGTGGTGTTAGTGATGACAAGAATAGGATTGTTGATAACAGAGATGATGAAGAGATATTTGGCAgtagtgatgatgatgaactctTTGATGATGATTTTGATTTATATACAAGTGAAAAGAGCACTGAGATGCGTAAGAAGAGCAAGTGGTGCAATGCATTCTTTGATGACTTGGAAAAATTGACCGTTGAGGAGCTGAATTCACCGGGAAGAAAGTGGCATTGCCCTGCTTGCATAGGGGGTCCTGGTGCCATTGACTGGTATCGAGGTCTGGAGCCCTTAATGTATCATGCTATGATGAGAAAGACAAGAAGGGCAAAGCTCCATCGCGTATTTGCTGAACTTTTGGATGAAGAGACACGGAAGAAGGGACTTTCACTCTCTCCACTTGGTGTAGCCTTTGGCAGGTGGCAAGGTCTAAATGAGAGAGTCAAAGATTATGAAATTGTTTGGCCTCCAATGGTTGTCATCATGAACACAAGATATGAGCAGGAGGAAAATGGCAAG TATATTGGCATGGGAAACCGAGAGCTTCTGGATCATTTCAAAACATATGCTGCATTGAAGGCTCGACATTCATATGGTCCGCAAGGGCATAGAGGGATAAGCGTGTTGATTTTTGATGACACAGCAGCAGGTTATTTAGAGGCTGTTCGGCTGCATAAGCACTTCAAAGAGCAAGGAAGAGACAGGGATGCCTGGGATAGCAATCGATTTCCATTCTGTTCAGGGGGAAAGCGCCAACTCTATGGATACATGGCTTTGAAAGAAGATTTGCATATTTTCAACCTGCATTCCCAag GGAGGTCCAAGCTGAAATATGAGATGAGGTCATAccaggagatggttgagaaacgAATAAAGCAAATAAATGAGGATAGCCAACAGCTTGTCAGGTTTAAGGACAAGATTACTCAAGAACAAAAGCATTCGAAAGTTCTTGCTGAGTCTGTAAGCAGATTGAGTGAGGAGCTCTGTAAGACTATAGAAAAGAATCACAGCATGAGACGGCGAACTAAATTGCTGCTTGAAGAAAACAAAGGACAG GATGGAGGATATGGTTAG
- the LOC110649489 gene encoding protein SUPPRESSOR OF GENE SILENCING 3 isoform X1: protein MDDNSDPFPQLGSVYRKGSGGSHVKRSSKNVANVIIESAHRYSGKIAAEGRGPQISTPSAWERPKLMYKLGMQINSNAKTNQNADSKNYSSCGNEFSSQQSSYFEQGQIGSAPQVGSRKLNGGEERKIKDEISNYQVGGVSDDKNRIVDNRDDEEIFGSSDDDELFDDDFDLYTSEKSTEMRKKSKWCNAFFDDLEKLTVEELNSPGRKWHCPACIGGPGAIDWYRGLEPLMYHAMMRKTRRAKLHRVFAELLDEETRKKGLSLSPLGVAFGRWQGLNERVKDYEIVWPPMVVIMNTRYEQEENGKYIGMGNRELLDHFKTYAALKARHSYGPQGHRGISVLIFDDTAAGYLEAVRLHKHFKEQGRDRDAWDSNRFPFCSGGKRQLYGYMALKEDLHIFNLHSQGRSKLKYEMRSYQEMVEKRIKQINEDSQQLVRFKDKITQEQKHSKVLAESVSRLSEELCKTIEKNHSMRRRTKLLLEENKGQTNFQEQFFNDQIKIIHQAIDAKEDNFEKLQQEKWEKFEQSNANLSTINDTNRMEDMVSFIKSQDKEREEFEAERKKLIETHEDKKSSIMKRYWEELLELEKELENELKQLMEKYNKDHPGMKTSNN from the exons ATGGATGATAACAGTGATCCATTTCCCCAGCTGGGGAGTGTGTATAGAAAAGGTTCTGGTGGTAGCCATGTTAAACGATCGAGTAAAAATGTGGCAAATGTCATTATAGAATCTGCACACAGATACAGTGGAAAGATTGCTGCAGAAGGCCGTGGTCCTCAGATCTCTACTCCTAGTGCATGGGAACGTCCAAAATTGATGTATAAGCTTGGGATGCAAATAAATAGCAATGCCAAGACAAATCAAAATGCTGATTCTAAGAATTACTCTAGCTGTGGAAATGAATTTTCTTCTCAACAGAGCAGCTACTTTGAGCAGGGTCAGATTGGGAGTGCTCCTCAAGTTGGTTCCCGTAAGTTGAATGGTGGGGAAGAGAGGAAGATCAAAGATGAGATATCCAACTACCAAGTTGGTGGTGTTAGTGATGACAAGAATAGGATTGTTGATAACAGAGATGATGAAGAGATATTTGGCAgtagtgatgatgatgaactctTTGATGATGATTTTGATTTATATACAAGTGAAAAGAGCACTGAGATGCGTAAGAAGAGCAAGTGGTGCAATGCATTCTTTGATGACTTGGAAAAATTGACCGTTGAGGAGCTGAATTCACCGGGAAGAAAGTGGCATTGCCCTGCTTGCATAGGGGGTCCTGGTGCCATTGACTGGTATCGAGGTCTGGAGCCCTTAATGTATCATGCTATGATGAGAAAGACAAGAAGGGCAAAGCTCCATCGCGTATTTGCTGAACTTTTGGATGAAGAGACACGGAAGAAGGGACTTTCACTCTCTCCACTTGGTGTAGCCTTTGGCAGGTGGCAAGGTCTAAATGAGAGAGTCAAAGATTATGAAATTGTTTGGCCTCCAATGGTTGTCATCATGAACACAAGATATGAGCAGGAGGAAAATGGCAAG TATATTGGCATGGGAAACCGAGAGCTTCTGGATCATTTCAAAACATATGCTGCATTGAAGGCTCGACATTCATATGGTCCGCAAGGGCATAGAGGGATAAGCGTGTTGATTTTTGATGACACAGCAGCAGGTTATTTAGAGGCTGTTCGGCTGCATAAGCACTTCAAAGAGCAAGGAAGAGACAGGGATGCCTGGGATAGCAATCGATTTCCATTCTGTTCAGGGGGAAAGCGCCAACTCTATGGATACATGGCTTTGAAAGAAGATTTGCATATTTTCAACCTGCATTCCCAag GGAGGTCCAAGCTGAAATATGAGATGAGGTCATAccaggagatggttgagaaacgAATAAAGCAAATAAATGAGGATAGCCAACAGCTTGTCAGGTTTAAGGACAAGATTACTCAAGAACAAAAGCATTCGAAAGTTCTTGCTGAGTCTGTAAGCAGATTGAGTGAGGAGCTCTGTAAGACTATAGAAAAGAATCACAGCATGAGACGGCGAACTAAATTGCTGCTTGAAGAAAACAAAGGACAG ACGAATTTCCAAGAACAATTTTTCAATGATCAAATCAAAATTATCCATCAAGCTATAGATGCAAAAGAAGATAATTTTGAGAAGTTGCAGCAGGAAAAGTGGGAGAAATTTGAGCAGTCAAATGCAAATCTCTCGACTATAAATGATACAAATAG GATGGAGGATATGGTTAGTTTCATAAAATCCCAGGATAAAGAGAGAGAAGAATTTGAAGCAGAGAGGAAGAAGCTGATAGAGACTCATGAAGACAAAAAGAGTTCAATTATGAAGAGATATTGGGAAGAGCTGCTTGAGTTGGAAAAAGAGTTGGAAAATGAGCTAAAACAACTTATGGAAAAGTACAACAAAGATCATCCAGGGATGAAAACCAGCAACAACTAG